One genomic window of Azotosporobacter soli includes the following:
- a CDS encoding YbaK/EbsC family protein, protein MSAERIKEQLEAAGIKRSLLQLGEWVRTVPEAAAAIGVADGQVAKSILFQSKDCFALFVAAGDNKISNRKVRKILAAKSARIALPETVLHVTGYAVGAVSPLGLLEPLPIFIDETLARYGEIYAGGGSQQALLPLSYKELVLLTGGRAVDLKAE, encoded by the coding sequence GTGTCGGCAGAACGGATCAAGGAACAACTGGAGGCGGCGGGAATCAAGCGCAGTTTGCTGCAGCTTGGCGAGTGGGTGCGGACGGTGCCGGAAGCGGCGGCTGCGATTGGCGTCGCAGACGGGCAAGTGGCGAAGTCGATCTTGTTTCAAAGCAAAGACTGTTTTGCCCTCTTTGTCGCGGCGGGGGATAACAAGATCAGTAATCGCAAAGTGCGAAAAATATTAGCAGCGAAGAGCGCGCGCATCGCGCTGCCGGAAACGGTACTGCACGTAACCGGTTATGCGGTGGGGGCGGTGAGCCCGCTTGGTCTTCTGGAACCGCTGCCGATCTTTATCGATGAAACGCTGGCCCGCTATGGGGAAATATACGCCGGAGGCGGTTCGCAGCAAGCCTTGCTGCCGCTGAGCTATAAGGAACTCGTATTACTTACCGGTGGACGGGCGGTCGACTTGAAAGCGGAGTAA